From a region of the Phaseolus vulgaris cultivar G19833 chromosome 6, P. vulgaris v2.0, whole genome shotgun sequence genome:
- the LOC137831055 gene encoding cytochrome b561 domain-containing protein At2g30890-like — MGVQQKLISFLFHASIVFIMFPLVSSSQEHQQITSSPSRTKDNNHIKMSPRLQFEITLHGFLLWASMGFLMPVGILAIRLSNKEENPRRHRIVFYVHSVLQMIAVLLATVGAIMSIKNFNNLFNNSHQRLGVALYGIIWLQVLLGLFRPQRGSKRSVWFFAHWILGTAVTFLGVLNVYVGLGAYHQKTSKGIKIWNILFTLQISLIVFFYLFQEKWIYIQNQGVVLGNEMMTSICQEIGPSEKDEKVLKGDTC; from the exons ATGGGAGTTCAGCAAAAGCTCATTTCTTTCCTCTTTCATGCTTCTATTGTATTCATCATGTTTCCCCTTGTTAGCTCATCCCAAGAGCACCAGCAAATTACAAGCAGCCCTTCAAGAACCAAAGATAACAACCACATTAAG ATGAGTCCAAGACTTCAGTTTGAGATTACATTACATGGCTTTCTCCTGTGGGCTTCAATGGGATTCTTGATGCCTGTTGGTATACTTGCAATTAGACTATCAAACAAAGAGGAGAACCCAAGAAGGCATAGAATTGTGTTCTATGTTCATTCAGTTTTACAG ATGATTGCTGTGCTCCTTGCCACAGTTGGAGCAATCATGTCcataaaaaatttcaacaacCTCTTCAACAATAGTCATCAAAGATTAGGAGTTGCACTATATGGCATTATCTGGCTCCAAGTTTTACTTGGCCTTTTTCGACCACAGAG GGGATCCAAAAGAAGTGTGTGGTTCTTTGCACATTGGATACTTGGAACTGCAGTCACATTCCTGGGTGTCCTGAATGTATATGTTGGATTAGGAGCCTACCACCAAAAAACATCAAAAGGCATAAAAATTTGGAACATACTTTTCACTCTTCAGATATCTTTGATTGTGTTTTTCTACCTTTTTCAAGAAAAATGGATCTATATACAAAATCAAGGAGTGGTTTTGGGCAATGAAATGATGACTTCCATTTGTCAAGAAATTGGACCTAGTGAAAAGGATGAGAAGGTATTGAAAGGTGACACTTGTTGA
- the LOC137833032 gene encoding lysine-specific demethylase JMJ26-like: MAKEAIEESCPYSQGNCNCKACLRRGRADVNADSGVTQNADEKIRHLKHIVRALYPFLEQFNHEQQLEMEMEAKIKGLLLSDVEVNQIVCSEDERIYYNNCKTSIILIFIGASQIVPMIFALLVAGKCVAISYQGE, from the exons ATGGCCAAGGAGGCAATAGAAGAATCTTGTCCATATAGTCAAGGCAATTGTAACTGCAAGGCATGCTTACGTAGAGGTAGAGCAGATGTAAATGCA GATTCTGGAGTCACTCAAAATGCAGATGAAAAGATTCGACATTTGAAGCATATAGTTCGAGCATTGTATCCTTTTCTGGAACAATTTAATCATGAGCAGCAGTTGGAAATGGAGATGGAAGCAAAAATTAAAG GGTTATTGCTTTCCGATGTAGAAGTTAACCAAATTGTTTGTTCCGAAGATGAACGAATTTATTA CAACAATTGCAAAACCAGTATTATATTGATTTTCATAGGAGCTTCCCAAATTGTTCCTATGATCTTTGCCTTACTTGTTGCCGGGAAATGCGTGGCAATTTCTTACCAGGGGGAGTAG